A single Ketogulonicigenium vulgare WSH-001 DNA region contains:
- a CDS encoding extracellular solute-binding protein: MMMRQAPRSRSRVIAAGRRDWRPVIVLAAFGFLGAALWSGAARAQEETITSHGFTTFGDLSELTYPADYQHLNYVNPDAPKGGTISVWAQGTFDSFNPYAREGLSGAMATIGYESLLEATADTVSDAYCLLCETLEYPESQDWVIFHMRPEARFSDGTPLTAHDVVFSHNLLMEQGLPSYREAVAPLITNVEALDDHTVRFTFAPDVPRKGLIVQAGGSPVFSQAWYESTGARLDQTQVETSPGSGPYVRAAFDFNNYITYRRNPDYWGADLPINQGRHNFDEIRVVYFADANVAFEAFKAGEYTFRQENSSIVWATGYDFPALNNGYVVKDELGNGNLPPAVGFVLNLRRPEFQDIRVRQAIALMYNFTWTNDTLQYGLFQQRNSFWQGSPLEAHGTPEGLELEYLESVADLIDPAILTEPVTMPHTAGANQLDRANLRRALALLTEAGWESGADGRLMKDGQPLTLELLGYSPTFDRIVTPFIENLNTLGIAANYNRIDPSQYTVRTRANDFDMVYDGYTTGLEEGLGLAQRFGSYAVDDVFNPAGYSSPAVDRLIEIAVDAQNYDEMSAAVRGIDRIMRRALFVIPSWYNANFWVSYYDMFEHPEEMPPYALGQLDFWWYNAEKADGLRAAGVIR; the protein is encoded by the coding sequence ATGATGATGCGCCAGGCCCCTCGTTCCCGTTCGCGTGTGATTGCCGCAGGGCGCAGGGATTGGCGACCCGTCATCGTGCTGGCGGCATTCGGCTTTTTGGGGGCGGCCCTGTGGTCTGGTGCCGCCCGCGCGCAAGAGGAAACGATCACCTCGCACGGCTTTACCACCTTTGGTGATCTGAGCGAGCTGACCTACCCCGCCGATTACCAGCATCTGAACTATGTGAACCCCGATGCACCAAAAGGCGGCACGATCTCGGTCTGGGCGCAGGGCACGTTTGACAGCTTCAACCCCTATGCGCGCGAGGGTCTGTCGGGGGCAATGGCAACCATCGGCTATGAAAGCCTGCTAGAGGCAACCGCCGATACCGTCAGCGACGCCTATTGCCTGCTGTGCGAGACGCTGGAATATCCCGAAAGTCAGGATTGGGTGATCTTTCACATGCGCCCCGAGGCGCGCTTTTCCGATGGCACGCCGCTGACGGCGCATGATGTGGTGTTCAGCCATAACCTGTTGATGGAGCAGGGTCTGCCGTCTTATCGCGAGGCTGTCGCCCCGCTGATCACGAATGTCGAGGCGCTGGACGATCACACCGTGCGCTTTACCTTTGCTCCCGATGTGCCGCGCAAGGGGCTGATCGTGCAGGCGGGCGGCTCGCCGGTGTTTTCGCAGGCTTGGTATGAATCCACCGGCGCGCGGCTGGATCAGACGCAGGTGGAAACCTCGCCCGGTTCCGGCCCCTATGTGCGCGCGGCGTTCGATTTCAACAATTACATCACCTATCGCCGCAACCCCGATTACTGGGGCGCCGATCTGCCGATCAACCAAGGGCGGCACAATTTCGACGAGATCCGCGTCGTCTATTTCGCCGATGCCAATGTAGCGTTCGAGGCGTTCAAGGCCGGCGAATATACCTTCCGGCAGGAAAACAGCTCGATCGTTTGGGCGACGGGTTATGATTTTCCGGCGCTGAACAATGGCTATGTCGTCAAGGATGAGTTGGGGAATGGCAACCTGCCACCTGCTGTCGGCTTTGTGTTGAACCTGCGCCGTCCCGAATTTCAGGACATTCGCGTGCGTCAGGCCATTGCGCTGATGTATAATTTCACTTGGACGAACGACACATTGCAATATGGCCTGTTCCAGCAGCGCAACAGCTTTTGGCAGGGCAGCCCGCTCGAGGCCCACGGCACCCCCGAGGGGTTGGAGCTGGAATATCTGGAAAGCGTCGCCGATCTGATCGACCCCGCGATCCTGACCGAGCCTGTGACCATGCCCCATACGGCGGGCGCGAACCAGCTAGACCGCGCGAACCTGCGTCGGGCGCTGGCGCTGCTGACCGAGGCGGGCTGGGAAAGTGGCGCCGATGGCCGCTTGATGAAAGACGGCCAGCCGCTGACGCTGGAACTGCTGGGCTACTCGCCGACCTTTGACCGCATTGTGACGCCCTTTATCGAAAACCTGAATACCCTGGGCATTGCCGCGAATTACAACCGCATTGACCCCTCGCAATATACGGTGCGCACCCGCGCCAATGATTTCGATATGGTCTATGATGGCTATACCACCGGGCTGGAAGAGGGCCTTGGCCTTGCGCAGCGGTTCGGCTCTTACGCCGTGGATGACGTGTTCAACCCTGCTGGCTATTCATCGCCCGCCGTTGATCGCCTGATCGAGATTGCGGTCGATGCGCAGAATTACGATGAGATGTCTGCCGCCGTTCGCGGTATCGACCGCATTATGCGGCGCGCGCTGTTCGTGATCCCCTCGTGGTATAATGCCAATTTCTGGGTGTCCTATTACGACATGTTCGAGCACCCCGAAGAGATGCCCCCCTATGCGCTGGGGCAGTTGGATTTCTGGTGGTATAATGCCGAGAAAGCCGATGGGCTGCGTGCGGCGGGGGTCATCCGTTAA
- a CDS encoding microcin C ABC transporter permease YejB, with amino-acid sequence MGAYILRRLLLVIPTLFGVMVINFVLTQFVPGGPIEQIIAQMEGRGNVMESITGGGGDAAFQSEVTSGVTGSTYAGATGLPPAFIEQLEREFGFDKPPLERFAMMMWDYIRFDFGRSWFRSISVVDLVLEKMPVSITLGLWSTLLAYFISIPLGIRKAVRDGSRFDTWTSGAIIVGYAIPGFLFAILLIVLFAGGSYWRIFPLRGLTSDGWEAMSWGARIVDYLWHITLPVIASTISGFATLTLLTKNSFLDEIRKQYVMTARAKGLSESRVLYGHIFRNAMLIVISGFPALFIGVFFGGSLIIETIFSLDGLGRLGFEAALQRDYPVVFGTLFAFGLMGLVVGIITDLTYVLIDPRIDFESRR; translated from the coding sequence ATGGGCGCCTATATCCTACGCCGCCTGCTGCTGGTGATCCCGACCCTGTTCGGGGTCATGGTGATCAACTTTGTGCTGACACAATTCGTGCCCGGTGGGCCGATCGAACAGATCATCGCCCAGATGGAAGGGCGCGGCAATGTGATGGAAAGCATCACCGGCGGCGGCGGCGATGCCGCCTTTCAATCCGAGGTGACATCCGGCGTCACCGGATCGACCTATGCCGGTGCGACCGGCTTGCCGCCCGCCTTTATCGAACAGCTCGAGCGCGAATTCGGTTTCGACAAGCCGCCGCTGGAACGTTTTGCGATGATGATGTGGGATTATATCCGGTTCGATTTCGGTCGCAGTTGGTTCCGCTCGATCTCGGTCGTGGATCTGGTGCTGGAAAAAATGCCGGTTTCGATCACGCTGGGACTATGGTCGACGCTGCTTGCGTATTTCATCTCGATCCCGCTGGGCATCCGCAAGGCGGTGCGCGACGGATCGCGTTTTGACACCTGGACCTCGGGCGCGATTATCGTGGGCTATGCCATCCCGGGGTTCCTGTTCGCCATCCTGCTGATCGTGCTGTTCGCGGGGGGGTCGTACTGGCGGATATTTCCGCTACGCGGCCTGACATCCGACGGGTGGGAGGCGATGAGCTGGGGCGCGCGGATCGTGGATTACCTGTGGCATATCACGCTGCCGGTCATCGCCTCGACCATCTCGGGCTTCGCCACGCTGACGCTGCTGACCAAGAACAGCTTTCTGGACGAGATCCGCAAGCAATATGTGATGACCGCCCGCGCCAAGGGCCTGTCGGAATCCCGCGTCCTTTATGGTCATATCTTTCGCAATGCGATGCTGATCGTGATCTCGGGCTTTCCGGCGCTGTTCATCGGCGTATTCTTTGGCGGCTCGCTGATTATCGAGACGATCTTTTCGCTGGACGGGCTTGGCCGCCTTGGTTTCGAGGCTGCGCTGCAGCGCGATTACCCCGTGGTGTTCGGCACGCTGTTCGCCTTTGGCCTGATGGGGCTGGTGGTCGGCATTATCACTGATCTGACCTATGTGCTGATCGACCCACGTATTGATTTTGAAAGCCGCAGGTAA
- a CDS encoding HAD family hydrolase, which yields MTDTVTHAFKGVVFDLDGTLTDTEAQANHAAIAVLADMGADVDIAIFEALAGVHDAERRVILNRALAEQVSPDAFLLAWRARINDLREISVPIKPDAHEVLTALKAAGYKLALATSSHREQMDAKLAKAGLAGYFDALVPVDDVAHAKPAPDPYILAAERLGLKPVECVAFEDTEVGAEAAFTAGLFTVQVPDIQPASGKWANLVAPTLLEGAKGAGLI from the coding sequence ATGACCGATACTGTGACCCATGCCTTTAAGGGCGTCGTCTTTGATCTGGATGGCACGCTGACCGATACCGAGGCACAGGCAAATCACGCCGCGATCGCGGTTCTGGCCGATATGGGCGCCGACGTCGATATCGCGATTTTCGAGGCGCTGGCCGGCGTCCATGATGCCGAGCGCCGGGTGATTCTGAACCGCGCGCTGGCTGAACAGGTCTCGCCCGATGCGTTCCTGCTGGCCTGGCGCGCCCGCATCAACGACCTGCGCGAGATCAGCGTCCCCATCAAACCCGACGCGCATGAGGTGCTGACGGCGCTGAAGGCGGCGGGCTATAAACTGGCGCTGGCGACATCCAGCCACCGCGAACAGATGGATGCCAAGCTGGCAAAGGCGGGCCTCGCCGGTTATTTCGACGCGCTGGTGCCGGTGGATGACGTCGCGCACGCCAAGCCCGCGCCCGATCCCTATATCCTTGCGGCAGAACGCCTCGGGCTGAAGCCGGTCGAATGCGTGGCCTTTGAAGATACCGAAGTGGGCGCTGAAGCGGCCTTTACCGCTGGGCTTTTCACCGTCCAAGTGCCTGATATCCAACCCGCCAGCGGAAAATGGGCCAATCTTGTCGCCCCGACTTTGCTGGAAGGGGCGAAAGGCGCAGGGTTGATCTGA
- a CDS encoding ABC transporter permease yields MAISTLNRRRWRNFRKNGRAFWSLVIFAVLFTISLFAEFVANDKPLVVSYRGELHFPMTRFYAERDFGGDLPTAARYKDIELQCLIATGGLESCFDDPGAMIAAADSGAVDDPGFVKGWMLWPLIPYHYSTIVDIPGAAPSAPNGHNWLGTDDTKRDVLARVIYGVRLSIIYALVVTVATSVIGIAVGAASGYFGGWVDLILQRIIEIWSATPTLYVIIILFAVLGRSLSLLIFLAILFGWMGLVGVVRAEFLRARNFEYVRAARALGVSDIAIMARHMLPNAMVATLTMLPFIVTGQIGALAALDFMGFGLPSSAPSLGELAQQAKDNLQAPWLGFTAFFTFAIMLTLLVFIFEGVRDAFDPRKTFR; encoded by the coding sequence ATGGCGATCTCGACCCTGAACCGCCGCCGCTGGCGCAACTTTCGCAAGAATGGCCGGGCCTTTTGGTCGCTGGTGATCTTTGCCGTGCTGTTCACCATCAGCCTGTTCGCTGAATTCGTCGCGAATGACAAACCCTTGGTCGTCAGTTACCGGGGCGAATTGCATTTCCCGATGACACGCTTTTACGCCGAGCGTGACTTTGGCGGCGATCTGCCCACCGCTGCGCGTTATAAAGATATCGAGCTGCAATGCCTGATCGCGACCGGCGGACTGGAAAGTTGTTTTGACGATCCCGGCGCGATGATTGCGGCGGCGGATAGCGGTGCGGTCGATGATCCGGGTTTCGTCAAAGGCTGGATGCTGTGGCCGCTGATCCCCTATCATTATTCCACCATCGTCGATATTCCGGGCGCGGCGCCATCGGCTCCGAACGGCCATAACTGGCTGGGCACCGATGACACGAAACGCGATGTGCTGGCGCGGGTGATCTACGGCGTGCGGCTGTCGATCATCTATGCGCTGGTGGTGACGGTTGCGACATCGGTGATCGGCATCGCGGTGGGCGCGGCCTCGGGCTATTTCGGTGGTTGGGTCGATCTGATCTTGCAGCGGATTATCGAGATCTGGTCCGCCACGCCCACGCTCTATGTTATCATCATCCTGTTTGCGGTGCTGGGGCGAAGTTTATCATTGCTGATATTTCTTGCGATCCTATTTGGTTGGATGGGATTGGTCGGCGTCGTGCGGGCGGAATTCTTGCGGGCGCGCAACTTTGAATATGTCCGCGCCGCCCGGGCGCTGGGCGTGTCGGATATTGCCATCATGGCCCGCCACATGCTGCCGAATGCCATGGTGGCCACGCTGACCATGCTGCCCTTTATCGTCACCGGCCAGATCGGCGCGCTGGCGGCGCTGGACTTTATGGGCTTTGGCCTGCCGTCATCCGCCCCCAGCCTTGGCGAATTGGCGCAGCAGGCCAAGGATAATCTGCAGGCCCCATGGCTGGGCTTTACCGCCTTTTTCACCTTTGCCATCATGCTGACGCTGCTGGTTTTCATATTCGAGGGCGTCCGCGATGCCTTTGACCCGCGAAAGACGTTCCGATGA
- a CDS encoding SRPBCC family protein, with protein MEFVVNDHIAVSPDALFKHLNDTDLLEQMIRRGGATVRRTDAGRGAGVGATWQIGAPFRDRTLDVTMTVTEVEAPHRMRVLFTTGGVEGKVVLLATPAGDGTDTAFTMTMGASTLIGRLLLQSLKLARGQISSRVHKRVGNYLHRAEERAGV; from the coding sequence ATGGAGTTTGTTGTCAACGATCATATCGCTGTTAGCCCCGATGCCCTCTTCAAACATCTTAACGATACCGACCTGCTGGAACAGATGATCCGGCGCGGCGGTGCGACAGTTCGGCGCACTGACGCGGGTCGCGGTGCGGGCGTTGGTGCGACATGGCAGATTGGTGCGCCTTTTCGCGACCGCACCTTGGATGTGACGATGACCGTGACCGAGGTTGAGGCACCGCATCGGATGCGCGTTCTGTTCACCACCGGCGGGGTCGAGGGTAAAGTCGTGCTGCTCGCCACCCCGGCCGGTGACGGTACGGATACGGCGTTTACGATGACGATGGGGGCTTCGACCCTGATCGGGCGGCTTTTGCTGCAATCGCTGAAATTGGCGCGTGGCCAGATCTCTAGCCGCGTTCATAAACGTGTGGGCAATTACCTGCACCGCGCCGAGGAGCGCGCCGGCGTTTAA
- a CDS encoding GNAT family N-acetyltransferase, with translation MSRFHIRQLTRHDAESFRQLRLEGLAAHPEAFGADLADEAARDRDFFATRIETSKIFGNFRFATKMMGSIGLAQGSGAKTRHIATIWGMYVRPEMRGSGLSSALMQAALDNLPPDVRQVRLSVVASNAAALRLYQTFGFRIWARDQGALRVGDRLHDEILMRRERAD, from the coding sequence ATGAGCCGTTTTCACATCCGCCAACTGACCCGCCACGATGCCGAATCGTTCCGCCAGCTACGGCTGGAGGGTCTTGCCGCGCATCCCGAGGCTTTTGGCGCCGACCTTGCCGACGAGGCCGCACGGGATCGCGATTTCTTTGCGACCCGGATCGAGACCAGCAAGATCTTTGGCAATTTCCGCTTTGCAACCAAGATGATGGGCAGCATCGGGCTGGCGCAGGGATCAGGCGCGAAAACGCGGCATATTGCGACGATCTGGGGCATGTATGTCCGCCCCGAGATGCGCGGCAGCGGGCTTTCCTCGGCCTTGATGCAGGCGGCGCTGGATAACCTGCCCCCAGATGTGCGGCAGGTGCGGCTGTCGGTTGTCGCCTCGAATGCGGCAGCACTGCGGCTGTACCAGACATTCGGCTTTCGCATCTGGGCACGGGATCAGGGCGCGCTGCGCGTCGGCGACAGATTGCACGACGAGATTTTGATGCGCCGCGAGCGTGCCGATTAA
- a CDS encoding glutathione S-transferase family protein produces the protein MSEPVLYGHPDSGHACKVALALELAGVPHQRIWVDIWAAPETRPAAFLAGSPFAEVPLLVIDQQPYVQSGAILLEIAQRYQVLGGDSHAGLRRARELIVWEANRIGMCLPQIHYAAKVQNQGFPPGALDWLRARYQVDRANFDRLLGDAAFFHGDAPGVGDCAIWGYTQWINRMGVEPTTSMLRWIDNMRALPGMKTPESFFPN, from the coding sequence ATGTCCGAACCCGTTCTTTATGGCCATCCCGATTCGGGACATGCCTGCAAAGTGGCCCTCGCGCTAGAGCTGGCCGGCGTCCCCCATCAGCGCATCTGGGTCGATATCTGGGCGGCGCCCGAGACACGCCCGGCGGCCTTTCTGGCGGGCAGCCCCTTTGCCGAAGTGCCGCTGTTGGTGATTGATCAGCAGCCCTATGTCCAATCGGGCGCGATTTTGCTGGAAATCGCGCAGCGCTATCAGGTGCTGGGCGGCGACAGCCATGCGGGCCTGCGCCGCGCGCGCGAGTTGATCGTCTGGGAGGCGAACCGCATCGGCATGTGCCTGCCGCAAATCCACTATGCCGCGAAAGTGCAGAACCAGGGCTTTCCGCCCGGCGCGCTGGATTGGCTGCGGGCCCGCTATCAGGTCGACCGCGCAAATTTTGATCGTTTGCTGGGCGATGCGGCGTTTTTCCACGGCGATGCGCCGGGTGTGGGTGACTGCGCGATTTGGGGCTATACCCAGTGGATCAACCGCATGGGGGTCGAGCCGACGACATCCATGCTGCGCTGGATCGACAATATGCGCGCCCTGCCCGGTATGAAGACGCCCGAATCCTTCTTTCCCAACTAA
- a CDS encoding DNA polymerase III subunit gamma/tau, protein MSDPQNYRVLARKYRPETFADLVGQDAMVRTLKNAFAAGRIAQAFIMTGIRGTGKTTTARIIAKGLNCIGVDGTGGPTTEPCGKCEHCVAITEGRHVDVLEMDAASRTGVNDIREIIDSVHYRAASARYKIYIIDEVHMLSTSAFNALLKTLEEPPAHVKFIFATTEIRKVPVTVLSRCQRFDLRRIEPEVMIALLRKIADAETAAITDDALALITRAAEGSARDATSLLDQAISHGAGSDVGTTADQVRGMLGLADRGRVLDLFDMVLRGDAAGALSELSAQYADGADPMAVLRDLAEIAHWLSVIKVTPDAADDPTIPPDERLRGTEMAGNLPMRVLTRMWQMLLKALEEVAIAPNSMMAAEMAIIRLTHVADLPSPAELVERLRDLPVPPPSGGGGGGGYRAAPAPGGTTQARGVPMATHSASGGPVAQLAGAPSLLAPYATFEAVVELIRDQRDMRLLVEVEGTMRIARYQPGRIEFQPTPNAAPDLAGRLATRLQNWTHARWAVIIVNEGGAPTITEARDSAENALRDRAAQNPLVAAVLRNFPGAKIEVTPIPDKIASAAQDALPEVEDEWDPFEDD, encoded by the coding sequence ATGAGCGATCCGCAAAACTACCGCGTGCTGGCGCGTAAATATCGCCCCGAGACCTTTGCCGATCTGGTCGGTCAGGATGCGATGGTGCGCACGCTAAAGAACGCCTTTGCGGCGGGGCGTATCGCGCAAGCCTTTATTATGACAGGGATTCGCGGCACCGGTAAAACCACGACCGCGCGGATCATTGCCAAGGGGCTGAATTGCATCGGCGTGGATGGCACAGGCGGCCCGACGACCGAGCCTTGCGGCAAATGCGAGCATTGCGTCGCGATCACCGAAGGCCGCCATGTCGATGTGCTGGAAATGGACGCCGCCAGCCGCACCGGCGTCAATGACATCCGCGAAATTATCGACAGCGTCCATTACCGCGCGGCCTCGGCCCGGTATAAAATCTATATCATCGACGAAGTGCATATGCTCTCGACCAGCGCCTTTAACGCGCTGCTCAAAACGCTGGAAGAGCCGCCCGCCCACGTCAAATTCATCTTTGCCACGACCGAGATCCGCAAGGTTCCCGTGACCGTCCTGTCGCGCTGCCAGCGGTTCGACCTGCGCCGGATCGAGCCCGAGGTGATGATCGCCCTGCTGCGCAAGATCGCGGATGCGGAAACAGCCGCGATCACCGATGATGCGCTGGCGTTGATCACCCGCGCGGCCGAGGGGTCAGCCCGCGATGCCACCAGTCTTTTGGATCAGGCCATCAGCCATGGCGCGGGGTCGGACGTCGGCACCACCGCCGATCAAGTGCGCGGTATGCTGGGCCTTGCGGATCGCGGTCGTGTGCTGGACCTGTTCGACATGGTCCTGCGCGGCGATGCGGCAGGTGCGCTTTCCGAACTTTCGGCCCAATATGCCGATGGGGCCGATCCGATGGCGGTGCTACGCGATCTGGCCGAGATTGCGCATTGGCTGTCGGTCATCAAGGTGACCCCCGATGCGGCGGATGATCCGACCATTCCGCCTGATGAACGCCTGCGCGGTACTGAAATGGCGGGCAATCTGCCGATGCGCGTGCTGACCCGCATGTGGCAGATGCTGCTGAAAGCACTGGAAGAAGTGGCGATTGCCCCCAATTCCATGATGGCCGCCGAAATGGCGATCATCCGTTTGACCCATGTCGCCGATCTGCCCAGCCCTGCCGAGCTGGTCGAACGTCTGCGCGATCTGCCCGTGCCGCCCCCCTCCGGCGGTGGCGGTGGCGGCGGCTATCGCGCCGCGCCCGCACCCGGCGGCACAACCCAGGCGCGCGGCGTCCCGATGGCGACCCATTCCGCATCGGGCGGTCCGGTGGCGCAACTTGCCGGCGCGCCCAGTCTGCTCGCGCCCTATGCCACTTTTGAGGCTGTGGTCGAATTGATCCGCGATCAGCGCGACATGCGCCTGCTGGTCGAGGTCGAGGGCACCATGCGCATCGCCCGCTATCAGCCCGGCCGGATCGAGTTTCAGCCGACCCCAAATGCCGCGCCTGATCTGGCCGGTCGCCTTGCCACGCGCCTGCAGAACTGGACCCATGCCCGTTGGGCTGTCATCATCGTGAACGAGGGCGGCGCCCCCACCATCACCGAGGCCCGCGACAGCGCCGAGAATGCCCTGCGCGACCGCGCCGCGCAAAACCCGCTGGTCGCCGCCGTCTTGCGCAACTTTCCGGGCGCGAAAATTGAAGTCACCCCGATCCCCGACAAAATCGCCAGCGCCGCACAGGATGCCCTGCCCGAGGTCGAGGATGAATGGGACCCCTTTGAAGACGATTAA
- a CDS encoding prephenate dehydratase — translation MTTTYRGRIAYQGAPGAYSHQACIDSCPDFEPVPFATFEDAIEAVRSGAVDLGMIPVENSTYGRVADVHQLLPESGLHVIDEAFVRVHVNLLAVPGATMADIREVRAMPVLLGQARGFIRDNNLSPIAWSDNAGAARDVAALGDITVAAMASEIAGQITGLTVLARHVEDNDLNTTRFLVMSRTPDYTRRGTGPMMTCLIFQVRNIPAALYKAMGGFATNGINMTKLESYMVGGHFTATQFYAEIEGHPDDRSVQLALEELGYFTSHMALMGVYPASSARNSETRN, via the coding sequence ATGACCACGACCTATCGCGGCCGTATCGCCTATCAAGGCGCGCCCGGAGCCTACAGCCACCAAGCCTGTATCGATTCCTGCCCTGATTTTGAGCCTGTCCCCTTTGCCACCTTTGAAGACGCGATCGAGGCCGTGCGCAGCGGCGCCGTCGATCTGGGCATGATCCCGGTCGAGAACTCGACCTATGGCCGCGTCGCGGACGTGCATCAGCTGCTGCCCGAAAGCGGTCTGCATGTGATCGACGAGGCGTTCGTACGCGTCCATGTGAACCTGCTGGCGGTGCCCGGCGCGACGATGGCAGACATCCGCGAGGTGCGCGCCATGCCGGTGTTGCTGGGTCAGGCGCGCGGATTCATTCGCGACAATAACCTCAGCCCCATTGCGTGGTCGGATAATGCGGGCGCGGCGCGCGATGTCGCGGCGCTGGGGGATATCACTGTCGCCGCGATGGCGTCGGAAATCGCGGGCCAGATCACGGGTCTGACGGTGCTGGCCCGTCATGTCGAGGATAACGACCTGAACACGACCCGCTTTTTGGTCATGTCACGCACGCCCGATTATACCCGCCGCGGCACCGGCCCGATGATGACCTGCCTGATCTTTCAGGTGCGCAACATTCCCGCCGCGCTTTACAAAGCGATGGGCGGCTTTGCCACCAATGGCATCAACATGACCAAGCTGGAAAGCTATATGGTCGGCGGCCATTTCACCGCGACGCAATTCTATGCGGAAATCGAGGGCCATCCGGACGACCGTTCCGTCCAACTGGCATTGGAAGAGCTGGGCTATTTCACCAGCCATATGGCGCTGATGGGTGTCTATCCCGCATCCAGCGCCCGTAACTCAGAAACCCGTAACTAA
- a CDS encoding c-type cytochrome encodes MFGTKTRAAAALMLSIIAALALLLVIRFIADAVYSVGAIHDEPAYFVEVPGAGPRIDPLDPVEFARIFEAADPVRGESLWRSCRMCHSLEAGDNRTGPSLAGVVGRAVDTAPGFAYSGALERVVTVWTPDRINALIANPRRFAPGTLMTYTGMRNAQDRADLIAFLQGH; translated from the coding sequence ATGTTTGGCACAAAAACCCGCGCAGCCGCGGCGCTGATGCTGTCGATCATCGCGGCGCTCGCGCTGCTGCTGGTCATCCGTTTCATCGCAGATGCGGTCTATTCGGTCGGCGCAATCCATGACGAGCCTGCGTATTTTGTTGAGGTTCCGGGGGCGGGGCCGCGGATCGATCCGCTTGATCCCGTTGAATTCGCCCGCATCTTTGAGGCGGCTGATCCGGTGCGCGGCGAAAGCCTGTGGCGGTCGTGCCGCATGTGCCATTCGCTAGAGGCGGGCGACAACCGCACAGGTCCCAGCCTTGCCGGTGTTGTCGGGCGCGCGGTCGATACCGCCCCCGGTTTTGCCTATTCCGGCGCGCTGGAGCGGGTTGTCACGGTTTGGACACCTGACCGCATTAATGCCCTGATTGCGAACCCGCGCCGGTTCGCGCCGGGCACGCTGATGACCTATACCGGGATGCGAAATGCGCAGGACCGCGCCGATCTGATTGCCTTCCTTCAGGGGCACTAG
- a CDS encoding GFA family protein — translation MDDSVYNGSCHCGTVRFTVRLRDGLASARRCNCSFCAMRGAVAVSAKLADLEILEGRDNLSMYQFNTGQAKHYFCKTCGIYTHHQRRSRPGEFGVNLACISKMSPFDLPEVPVLNGRDHPRDGNPHRNPVYGTLIFRRSDS, via the coding sequence ATGGATGACAGCGTTTATAATGGATCGTGCCACTGCGGAACGGTGCGATTCACGGTGCGTTTGCGCGACGGCCTGGCCAGCGCGCGCCGCTGCAATTGCAGCTTTTGCGCCATGCGCGGGGCGGTTGCGGTGTCGGCAAAACTTGCGGATCTCGAGATCCTAGAGGGCCGCGATAACCTGTCGATGTATCAATTTAATACCGGTCAGGCGAAACATTACTTTTGCAAGACCTGCGGGATTTATACCCATCACCAGCGCCGCTCGCGCCCGGGTGAATTTGGCGTCAATCTGGCCTGCATTTCGAAAATGTCGCCCTTTGATCTGCCCGAAGTCCCCGTCCTGAACGGCCGCGACCACCCGCGCGATGGCAATCCCCATCGCAATCCGGTCTATGGCACGCTGATCTTCCGCCGCTCGGACAGCTAA